In a single window of the Lebetimonas sp. JH292 genome:
- a CDS encoding DNA-deoxyinosine glycosylase encodes MENGRLIHPFEPIIFKTSKILILGTFPSIKSFENSFYYSHPKNQFWDILAIIYNDKKPYAIQEKISFLKKHKIALWDSICECKRKDKNSRDDNLEIIKACDIENLLKKYPNIKKLALTSRTAEKIIKKHFKNSSFSFLHSPLYLPSPSPLNARMNLEQKVKIWKKLLQ; translated from the coding sequence ATGGAAAATGGAAGACTAATTCATCCATTTGAACCAATAATTTTTAAAACAAGTAAAATTTTAATTCTTGGAACTTTTCCGTCAATCAAATCTTTTGAAAACAGTTTTTATTATTCCCATCCCAAAAACCAGTTCTGGGATATATTGGCAATTATTTATAATGATAAAAAACCTTACGCCATCCAGGAAAAAATTTCTTTTTTAAAAAAACATAAAATTGCTTTGTGGGACAGTATATGTGAATGCAAAAGAAAAGACAAAAACAGCAGAGATGACAATTTGGAAATCATAAAAGCTTGTGATATTGAAAATTTACTTAAAAAATATCCAAATATAAAAAAATTAGCACTTACTTCAAGAACTGCTGAAAAAATTATAAAAAAACATTTCAAAAATTCTTCATTTTCCTTTTTACATTCTCCATTGTATCTGCCAAGTCCAAGTCCTTTAAATGCAAGAATGAATTTAGAACAAAAGGTAAAAATATGGAAAAAATTGTTACAATAG
- the fliP gene encoding flagellar type III secretion system pore protein FliP (The bacterial flagellar biogenesis protein FliP forms a type III secretion system (T3SS)-type pore required for flagellar assembly.): protein MKKILLIFFPVLIFAAAVHIPTVNLSLSAPDNPKQLVSTLNIVILMTLLVLAPSIVLVTTSFIRIIVVLGFLRQALGTPQSPPTTLLVSFALILTFFIMEPYAKQSYNNGIKPYMQEKIGYEQAYERSVKPFKMFMIKNTREKDLALFYRIRHLPNPKTVNDVPLTILVPAFMLSELKTAFEIGFLIFLPFLVIDMVVSSILMSLGMMMLPPVMISLPFKILIFILVDGWDLVVMGLVQSFK from the coding sequence ATGAAAAAAATATTATTAATTTTTTTCCCTGTTTTGATTTTTGCGGCGGCAGTGCATATTCCAACGGTTAATTTGTCATTAAGCGCCCCCGATAATCCTAAACAGCTTGTAAGTACGTTAAATATAGTCATCTTAATGACTCTGTTGGTACTGGCTCCGAGCATTGTACTTGTAACCACATCTTTTATAAGAATAATTGTGGTGCTCGGTTTTTTGCGCCAGGCTCTCGGAACCCCTCAATCGCCTCCAACGACACTTTTGGTTTCATTTGCGCTTATTTTAACGTTTTTTATAATGGAGCCGTATGCAAAGCAGTCTTATAATAACGGAATAAAACCGTATATGCAGGAAAAGATAGGATATGAACAGGCTTATGAAAGAAGTGTCAAACCTTTTAAAATGTTTATGATAAAAAATACACGTGAAAAAGATTTGGCTCTGTTTTACAGAATAAGACATCTTCCAAATCCGAAAACAGTTAACGATGTGCCTTTAACAATTTTAGTCCCTGCTTTTATGTTAAGTGAGCTTAAAACGGCTTTTGAAATAGGGTTTTTAATTTTTTTACCTTTTTTGGTAATCGATATGGTTGTCAGCAGTATTTTAATGAGCCTAGGGATGATGATGCTGCCTCCTGTGATGATTAGTTTACCGTTTAAAATTTTAATATTTATTTTAGTTGACGGATGGGATTTGGTTGTAATGGGACTGGTGCAGAGCTTTAAATAA
- the ruvX gene encoding Holliday junction resolvase RuvX has product MEKIVTIDVGLKRIGIAYTPDKSVVIPLNAVIRKNRNQAAREVSNLLKEYKTDILVVGIPKTNEEMQRRIKHFVSLINFNGKIEFVDESFTSNLVEVEIKGKIKYKRDGRIDSLAAKKILESYLNKLKTKSEK; this is encoded by the coding sequence ATGGAAAAAATTGTTACAATAGATGTAGGACTTAAAAGAATAGGTATAGCTTACACCCCTGATAAATCGGTTGTCATCCCCTTAAATGCCGTTATAAGAAAAAACAGAAACCAGGCCGCAAGGGAAGTAAGTAATTTACTTAAAGAGTATAAAACCGACATTTTAGTGGTGGGAATTCCTAAAACGAATGAAGAGATGCAAAGAAGAATAAAACATTTTGTATCTTTAATTAATTTTAACGGAAAAATAGAGTTTGTAGATGAGAGTTTTACAAGCAATTTAGTAGAAGTTGAGATAAAAGGAAAAATAAAATATAAAAGGGATGGAAGAATTGACAGTTTGGCTGCTAAAAAAATACTTGAGAGTTATTTAAATAAATTAAAAACGAAAAGTGAAAAATGA
- the minE gene encoding cell division topological specificity factor MinE, which translates to MSFFELFKKKKSKDIAKDRLMMMLAYERANTKINNLDEMKHDLINVVKKYVDIKDIGIKTNSNQNIETLEIEIILKK; encoded by the coding sequence ATGAGTTTTTTTGAGCTGTTTAAAAAGAAAAAATCAAAAGATATCGCAAAAGACAGACTTATGATGATGCTTGCATATGAAAGAGCAAATACAAAAATCAACAATTTGGATGAAATGAAACATGATTTAATCAACGTTGTAAAAAAATATGTGGATATTAAAGACATCGGTATTAAAACAAATTCAAACCAAAACATTGAAACATTAGAAATTGAGATAATTCTTAAAAAATGA
- the minD gene encoding septum site-determining protein MinD encodes MGKVITITSGKGGVGKSTTTANIATALAKNGKKVIAIDFDIGLRNLDMILGLENRIVYDVVDVMEKRCNLAQAIIKDKRTNNLHFLPASQTKDKTVLDKDKVENLINELKKDFDYILIDSPAGIESGFEHSIYLADMTLVVTTPEISSVRDADRVIGIIDAKSKKAQLGEEVEKRIIINRIKPELVEKGEMLSTEDVLHILALELIGIIPDDEEIVRSTNIGEPIALNENSLVGETYRRIAKRIENEEIEFLDLTKKKGIFSKLKGLFK; translated from the coding sequence ATGGGAAAAGTTATTACTATTACCAGCGGCAAAGGCGGAGTCGGTAAATCAACCACAACCGCCAATATTGCCACGGCTTTGGCTAAAAACGGCAAAAAAGTTATTGCAATAGATTTTGATATAGGGCTTAGAAACCTTGATATGATATTGGGCCTTGAAAACAGAATTGTTTATGATGTCGTTGATGTAATGGAAAAAAGATGCAATTTAGCCCAGGCTATAATAAAAGACAAACGTACAAATAATTTGCATTTTCTGCCTGCAAGTCAGACAAAAGACAAAACGGTACTCGATAAAGATAAAGTTGAAAATTTAATCAACGAATTGAAAAAAGATTTTGATTATATATTAATCGATTCACCTGCAGGAATAGAAAGCGGATTCGAACATTCTATTTATCTTGCCGATATGACCTTAGTGGTCACAACCCCAGAAATTTCTTCTGTCAGGGACGCCGACAGGGTTATAGGCATAATAGATGCCAAAAGCAAAAAAGCTCAACTTGGAGAAGAAGTTGAAAAAAGAATTATAATAAACAGAATCAAACCCGAACTTGTCGAAAAAGGCGAAATGCTTTCAACCGAAGATGTTTTGCATATATTGGCACTTGAACTTATTGGAATAATTCCGGATGATGAGGAAATTGTACGTTCAACCAACATTGGTGAACCGATTGCACTTAATGAAAATTCATTGGTCGGGGAGACTTACAGAAGAATTGCAAAAAGAATAGAAAATGAAGAAATTGAATTTTTGGATTTAACCAAAAAAAAAGGTATTTTCTCTAAGCTTAAAGGATTATTCAAATGA
- a CDS encoding DNA-processing protein DprA, whose product MDNGMSENEQIELNSYSCLKSSQDEKLKFDEFELFYKGNIELLQKEKIAIVGSRKASKYTKEITYLLAKKLSKKFVIISGGALGVDTQAHRGSFPNTVFVSPSSLDIIYPKQNENLIKSVYKKALAISEYEKNYKPYKHTFLERNRIIVKLSKFVIITQASLKSGSMRSFEWAKEYNKKVYVIPQRIGESAGTNYIAKTNQAEVIWDIDEFCKNLGISSNEKILSLNEALKLYGSRIYEMELNSEVEIKNGKVYFNG is encoded by the coding sequence ATGGATAATGGAATGAGTGAAAATGAACAAATCGAATTAAACTCATATAGCTGTTTAAAAAGCAGCCAAGATGAAAAATTAAAATTTGATGAATTTGAATTGTTTTACAAAGGTAACATTGAACTGTTACAAAAAGAAAAAATTGCCATTGTAGGCAGCAGAAAAGCGAGCAAATACACAAAAGAAATCACATATCTTTTGGCAAAAAAACTTTCAAAAAAATTTGTAATAATTTCAGGCGGCGCTTTGGGGGTGGATACTCAGGCCCACAGAGGCTCTTTCCCAAACACTGTTTTTGTTTCCCCTTCCTCACTTGATATTATTTATCCAAAACAAAATGAAAATTTAATAAAATCCGTTTACAAAAAAGCTCTTGCCATCAGTGAGTATGAAAAAAATTACAAACCTTACAAACATACATTTCTTGAAAGAAACAGAATTATTGTAAAACTTTCAAAATTTGTAATAATTACCCAGGCATCATTAAAAAGCGGCAGCATGAGAAGCTTTGAATGGGCAAAAGAATATAATAAAAAAGTTTATGTTATTCCGCAGAGAATCGGTGAAAGCGCTGGCACCAACTATATTGCAAAAACAAATCAGGCGGAGGTTATTTGGGATATAGATGAATTTTGTAAAAATTTGGGAATCAGTTCTAATGAAAAAATTTTATCCTTAAATGAAGCCCTGAAACTTTACGGCTCAAGAATTTATGAAATGGAATTAAACTCTGAAGTTGAAATAAAAAATGGAAAAGTATATTTTAATGGATAA
- a CDS encoding ketopantoate reductase family protein has product MSTFATLQSFYQKPTGWIMEEKRDEVEKFLDEVIKIAKEEGIDLSDEKERVIKQALNIPYNSKMSMQIDFENGSITEVDNLTGFLAKKSNFINKYYKKLKQ; this is encoded by the coding sequence ATCTCTACTTTTGCGACTTTACAAAGTTTTTATCAAAAACCGACCGGCTGGATTATGGAAGAAAAAAGAGATGAGGTGGAAAAATTTTTGGATGAAGTTATAAAAATAGCAAAAGAAGAGGGAATTGATTTAAGTGATGAAAAAGAAAGAGTGATAAAACAGGCGCTAAATATACCTTATAATTCTAAAATGAGCATGCAGATTGATTTTGAAAATGGCAGTATTACAGAAGTGGATAATTTAACAGGTTTTTTGGCTAAAAAGAGTAATTTTATCAATAAATACTATAAAAAGTTAAAACAATAA
- the trmA gene encoding tRNA (uridine(54)-C5)-methyltransferase TrmA: MTCSSFGKCGSCVLWEIPYLKQLEMKKEKIKEMFKDFNIPEIEVINDKDEHFRARAEFRIWHEGSELFYAMRKRKEEGRGVIPIDECKIVDKAIYDVMPNLLKEIEKSENLKNRLYEIDFLSNSLGALIVTLIYHRKVDESIAEDIKKLKEKFKKIDFIVRKKGRKYVFDKNYLIDKLDINGNIYKYKIIENTFSQPNRNINKKMIEWVLKNADLKGDLVELYCGNGNFTIPLSEKFNKVIATEINKESIEAATFNAEINNRKNITFLAMSAAEFSSLKEEKSPLLAKYDLKNVFIDPPRAGLDDKSRKFVNSFENIIYISCNPETLKRDLETLAKKRKIKAFAFFDQFPYTNHMECGVILESEL; this comes from the coding sequence ATGACTTGCAGCAGTTTTGGTAAATGCGGAAGCTGTGTATTATGGGAAATCCCATATCTTAAACAGCTTGAAATGAAAAAAGAGAAGATAAAAGAGATGTTTAAAGATTTTAATATACCTGAAATTGAAGTCATAAATGATAAAGACGAGCATTTCAGGGCGAGGGCTGAATTTAGAATCTGGCATGAAGGAAGTGAGCTTTTTTATGCGATGAGAAAAAGAAAAGAGGAGGGAAGGGGTGTAATCCCGATTGATGAGTGTAAAATAGTGGATAAAGCGATTTATGACGTAATGCCTAATTTGCTAAAAGAGATAGAAAAAAGTGAAAATTTAAAAAACAGGCTTTATGAAATAGATTTTTTAAGTAATTCTTTAGGTGCGCTTATTGTTACTTTAATTTATCATAGAAAAGTGGATGAAAGTATTGCAGAAGATATTAAAAAATTAAAAGAAAAATTTAAAAAAATTGATTTTATTGTTAGAAAAAAAGGCAGAAAATATGTTTTTGATAAAAATTATTTGATTGATAAGCTTGATATTAACGGCAATATATATAAATATAAAATAATTGAAAATACATTTTCACAGCCAAACAGAAATATAAATAAAAAAATGATTGAGTGGGTTTTAAAAAATGCGGATTTAAAAGGGGATTTGGTTGAATTATATTGTGGAAACGGAAACTTTACAATTCCGCTTAGCGAAAAATTCAATAAGGTAATAGCAACTGAAATTAATAAGGAAAGTATTGAAGCAGCGACTTTTAATGCCGAAATAAACAATAGAAAAAATATAACTTTTCTTGCTATGAGTGCTGCTGAGTTTAGTTCACTAAAAGAGGAAAAATCTCCTCTTCTTGCAAAATACGATTTGAAAAATGTTTTTATAGACCCTCCAAGGGCCGGACTAGACGACAAATCAAGAAAATTTGTAAACAGTTTTGAAAATATTATTTATATATCATGCAATCCGGAAACCTTAAAAAGGGATTTAGAAACTCTGGCTAAAAAAAGAAAAATAAAAGCATTTGCATTTTTTGACCAGTTTCCATATACCAATCATATGGAATGCGGAGTGATATTAGAAAGTGAGTTGTGA
- a CDS encoding divergent polysaccharide deacetylase family protein has protein sequence MKKKRKNSKKNSLRYIVYILLLAIFSLSFFIAGVYIGENTNKKSLQKTQNVISMLEKKIKNLSNQLNQNNKKSYNLPSEIEDYETAHKHYKKTKPTVAVTVKLKTKKPKLVIILDDVSFGYQVKAIKHLPFEATPSFFPPTKIHPHTPVYAKEFKDYMVHVPMQALAFAHPEPDTIDTDWSYSQIKQRIDKIKKWFPKAEFINNHTGSKFTADKVEMEKLFRVLKEDNLGFVDSRTTPYSKARDAEKIYHIPFFERNIFLDNKPDINYIQNQLKKAVKIARKRGYAIAIGHPHKTTIEALNESQNILKNVDVITINQLYELKTKNEK, from the coding sequence ATGAAAAAAAAACGAAAAAATTCAAAAAAAAACAGTTTAAGATATATTGTTTATATACTTTTACTGGCAATTTTTTCTTTAAGTTTTTTTATTGCGGGTGTTTATATAGGAGAAAACACAAATAAAAAATCCCTGCAAAAAACACAAAATGTAATATCCATGCTTGAAAAAAAAATTAAAAATCTTTCAAATCAGCTGAATCAAAATAATAAAAAATCATATAATCTTCCTTCTGAAATAGAAGATTATGAAACAGCTCATAAACATTATAAAAAAACAAAACCCACTGTAGCGGTTACGGTTAAATTAAAGACCAAAAAACCGAAACTTGTAATTATTTTGGACGATGTTTCATTCGGATATCAGGTAAAAGCTATTAAACATCTGCCTTTTGAAGCGACACCTTCGTTTTTTCCACCCACAAAAATTCATCCCCACACCCCTGTTTATGCAAAAGAATTCAAAGATTACATGGTTCATGTACCTATGCAAGCACTTGCGTTTGCACATCCTGAACCGGACACAATAGATACAGACTGGTCTTATTCCCAAATAAAACAAAGAATTGATAAAATAAAAAAATGGTTTCCGAAAGCGGAGTTTATAAACAACCATACAGGAAGCAAATTTACTGCCGATAAAGTTGAAATGGAAAAACTTTTTAGAGTTTTAAAAGAAGACAATTTAGGATTTGTAGATTCAAGAACAACACCGTATTCAAAGGCAAGAGATGCAGAAAAAATTTATCATATTCCCTTTTTTGAAAGAAATATATTTTTAGATAACAAACCGGATATAAATTATATCCAAAACCAGCTTAAAAAAGCGGTTAAAATAGCCCGAAAAAGAGGATATGCCATTGCCATAGGGCATCCGCACAAAACAACCATTGAGGCTTTAAATGAATCACAGAATATTTTAAAAAATGTTGATGTAATAACAATAAATCAACTTTATGAATTAAAAACAAAAAATGAAAAGTGA
- a CDS encoding ketopantoate reductase family protein: MKVLIIGPGGVGGYLAYKLKKCSNYVSVIGSRGSVKKLKIKDVDKTQEVEFDPLIEKYDVVFVTVKSYHLNEVIETIQKIFKKCNCSTCFKRNRAFRKI, translated from the coding sequence ATGAAAGTTTTAATAATAGGCCCTGGAGGAGTTGGGGGGTATCTGGCTTATAAATTAAAAAAATGTTCTAATTATGTAAGTGTTATAGGAAGCAGGGGAAGCGTTAAAAAATTAAAAATAAAAGATGTTGATAAAACTCAGGAAGTTGAATTTGACCCTTTAATAGAAAAATATGATGTGGTTTTTGTAACTGTAAAAAGTTATCATTTAAATGAAGTTATAGAAACAATCCAAAAAATTTTTAAAAAATGCAATTGTAGTACCTGTTTTAAACGGAATAGGGCATTTCGAAAAATTTAA
- the ilvC gene encoding ketol-acid reductoisomerase: protein MALNIYYDKDCDLSIIQNKKVAMIGFGSQGHAHALNLRDSGVNVTVGLRKGGKSWEKAKNYGFEVKEVGEAVKGADVVMILLPDEIQRSVYYKEIEPNLKEGAAIAFGHGFNIHFGRIIPRADLKVIMIAPKAPGHTVRSEFVKGGGIPDLIAVYQGGEEAKQLALSYASAIGGGRTAIIETTFKDETETDLFGEQAVLCGGVTSLVQAGFDTLVEAGYAPEMAYFECFHELKLIVDLMFEGGLENMRYSISNTAEYGDYVSGPKVVNEESRKAMKQILKEIQNGKFAKDFILEGMAGYPRMTAERNNMKDSLLEKTGQKLRAMMPWITQNKIVDPNKN, encoded by the coding sequence ATGGCATTAAATATTTATTATGACAAAGACTGTGATTTGAGCATTATTCAAAACAAAAAAGTTGCGATGATAGGTTTTGGAAGTCAAGGTCATGCCCATGCACTTAATCTTAGAGATTCAGGGGTTAATGTAACAGTGGGTCTTAGAAAAGGTGGCAAATCATGGGAAAAAGCCAAAAATTACGGATTTGAAGTAAAAGAAGTGGGCGAAGCCGTAAAAGGTGCAGATGTAGTAATGATATTATTACCTGATGAAATTCAAAGAAGTGTTTATTATAAAGAAATAGAACCTAATTTAAAAGAAGGCGCTGCAATAGCATTTGGACACGGATTTAATATTCATTTCGGAAGAATAATTCCAAGAGCTGATTTAAAAGTAATTATGATAGCCCCTAAAGCCCCGGGGCATACTGTAAGAAGCGAATTTGTAAAAGGCGGAGGAATTCCGGATTTAATTGCTGTATATCAAGGCGGTGAGGAGGCAAAACAGTTAGCCCTCAGTTATGCAAGTGCAATCGGCGGAGGAAGAACTGCAATAATTGAAACAACATTCAAAGATGAAACAGAAACTGACTTGTTTGGCGAACAGGCAGTTTTATGCGGCGGTGTAACATCACTCGTTCAAGCCGGGTTTGACACATTGGTCGAAGCGGGTTACGCACCGGAAATGGCATATTTTGAATGCTTTCATGAATTAAAGCTCATAGTTGATTTGATGTTTGAAGGCGGTCTTGAAAATATGAGATATTCTATTTCAAACACTGCGGAATACGGGGATTATGTAAGCGGGCCAAAAGTAGTTAACGAAGAAAGCAGAAAAGCTATGAAACAGATTTTAAAAGAAATTCAAAACGGTAAATTCGCCAAAGATTTTATACTTGAAGGAATGGCCGGCTATCCAAGAATGACTGCTGAGAGAAATAATATGAAAGATTCTTTACTTGAGAAAACAGGACAAAAATTAAGAGCTATGATGCCTTGGATTACCCAAAACAAAATTGTAGATCCAAATAAAAATTAA